A part of Oncorhynchus masou masou isolate Uvic2021 chromosome 30, UVic_Omas_1.1, whole genome shotgun sequence genomic DNA contains:
- the LOC135521760 gene encoding uncharacterized protein LOC135521760 isoform X1, whose translation MPSWIRLAVLLSALTVHCFLDGTCPRRDPPPRVLVVSPGSVLVLACSGQVEVNGLEVMVNRAKHTSTTAGNGKYTSVITVVHPTTVSTTTDTTSNGTTVSTTTDTTSNGTTVSTTTDTTSNGTTVSTTTDTTSNGTTVSTTTDTTSNGITVSTTTDTTSNGTTVSTTTDTTSNGITVSTTTDTTSNGTTVSTTTDTTSNGTTVSTTTDTTSNGITVSTTTDTTSNGTTVNTTTDTTSNGTTVSAIKDGSDNGIDTFSTGKDTIVLTVTDTPVTDDTGTDSKKKPVIRNTGEGNHTLTVREVNKGNVEDVTEEEHKGGGEQRDTGRSLYTVNQPGHTDTQELFPLTGTSLQPTRDSGVGGADTELPSNRGTDAMDSEDDYEEEEEGGRMVRGLRGRSQWRLNGRPLRGGEERGGVVVLGRRGATLTLPSLAVGDSGNYSCHRGGKLVSSLRVSVAVPPERPKLSCYKRSPSSKIRCDWTASQPVTPVPQCYLLLRKGLSGSFSRVNCSYSALLSRCWCAIGHQEKECREPHLAYLCVTNTAGNTTSPLLDFTPLDIINPDPPSSVVVRGVEGQERRLRVGWAVPHSWKERDRYHELLYELRYHTMPHGTQIKGTTTARFYTITDALPGVQYLIQLRAKEEFDGHWSEWSTAFYANTWTAPVPTAFSDLSTVMQDYTDDTDSGSGMTEETSVSESRGGVEVWPHVLWVVVSCVLLSITLLSTYLYRHRERFMSKLWRLSLVSSSPACPSPPVTALPTQEGHALVNFDHPIYREPVPQEEEWKEEDEEEEEEEKGEVIRFDNTSYFLVQSK comes from the exons ATGCCATCGTGGATCAGGCTGGCGGTTCTCCTGTCTGCGCTGACAGTCCACTGCTTTCTGGACGGGACCTGTCCACGGAGAG acccCCCTCCCAGGGTGCTGGTGGTGTCCCCAGGCAGCGTTCTGGTCTTGGCCTGTAGTGGTCAGGTGGAGGTGAACGGGCTGGAGGTGATGGTTAACAGGGCCAAACACACCAGCACCACCGCTGGAAATGGAAAATACACCAGTGTCATTACCGTAGTACACCCCACCACTGTCAGCACCACAACAGACACCACATCTAACGGAACCACTGTCAGCACCACAACAGACACCACATCTAACGGAACCACTGTCAGCACCACAACAGACACCACATCTAACGGAACCACTGTCAGCACCACAACAGACACCACATCTAACGGAACCACTGTCAGCACCACAACAGACACCACATCTAACGGAATCACTGTCAGCACCACAACAGACACCACATCTAACGGAACCACTGTCAGCACCACAACAGACACCACATCTAACGGAATCACTGTCAGCACCACAACAGACACCACATCTAACGGAACCACTGTCAGCACCACAACAGACACCACATCTAACGGAACCACTGTCAGCACCACAACAGACACCACATCTAACGGAATCACTGTCAGCACCACAACAGACACCACATCTAACGGAACCACTGTCAACACCACAACAGACACCACATCTAATGGAACTACAGTCAGTGCTATAAAAGACGGTAGTGATAATGGAATAGACACATTTTCTACTGGAAAGGACACTATTGTCCTTACTGTAACAGACACTCCTGTCACAGATGATACTGGGACAGACAGTAAGAAGAAACCTGTCATCAGGAACACTGGTGAAGGAAACCACACTCTTACTGTGAGAGAAGTTAACAAAGGGAATGTGGAAGATGTAACAGAGGAGGAGCacaaaggaggaggagagcagagggatacAGGGCGGAGTCTTTACACTGTCAATCAACCAGGACATACAGATACACAGGAACTATTTCCTCTTACTGGGACATCGCTCCAACCAACCAGAGACAGCGGAGTGGGAGGGGCTGACACTGAGCTGCCCTCTAATCGGGGGACTGATGCGATGGACAGTGAGGATGactatgaggaagaggaggagggagggaggatggtgaGGGGGCTGAGAGGAAGGTCTCAGTGGAGACTGAACGGGAGGccgctgagaggaggagaggaaagaggaggagtagTGGTGTTAGGGAGGAGAGGCGCCACTCTGACCCTGCCCTCCCTGGCGGTGGGTGACTCTGGGAACTACAGCTGCCACCGCGGAGGCAAACTGGTCTCCTCTCTGAGGGTGAGCGTGGCAG TTCCCCCAGAGAGGCCTAAGCTGTCCTGCTATAAGAGGTCACCCAGCAGTAAGATCCGCTGTGATTggacagccagtcaaccagtgACTCCTGTCCCTCAGTGCTACCTCCTCCTACGGAAAGG tctatcaGGGTCATTCTCTCGTGTCAACTGTTCCTACTCCGCCCTGCTCTCTCGGTGTTGGTGTGCTATAGGTCATCAAGAGAAGGAGTGTAGAGAGCCACACCTGGCCTACCTGTGTGTCACCAACACTGCTGGCAACACTACCAGCCCTCTCCTAGACTTCACACCTCTGGAcatta ttaatccagACCCCCCCAGCTCAGTGGTGGTGAGGGGTgtggagggacaggagaggagactgagggtgGGCTGGGCTGTTCCTCACTCCTGGAAAGAGAGAGACCGCTATCACGAGCTGCTTTATGAGCTCAGATACCACACCATGCCACACGGAACACAG ataaaaGGGACCACCACAGCCCGGTTCTACACTATAACAGATGCGTTGCCAGGAGTACAGTACCTGATCCAACTCAGAGCTAAGGAAGAGTTTGATGGCCACTGGAGCGAATGGAGCACGGCTTTCTACGCCAACACCtggacag CCCCTGTGCCAACTGCGTTCAGCGATCTTTCTACTGTTATg cAGGACTACACAGACGACACAGATTCTGGCTCTGGAATGACAGAAGAGACATCAG TCTCTGAGTCTAGgggtggtgtagaggtgtggcCTCATGTcctgtgggtggttgtttcctgtgtGCTGCTGTCAATCACTCTGTTGTCCACCTACCTCTACAG acaCAGGGAGAGGTTCATGTCTAAACTGTGGAGGTTGAgtctcgtctcctcctctcctgcttgCCCCTcccccccagtcacagccctgCCTACCCAGGAAGGACATGCCCTCGTGAACTTTGACCACCCTATCTACAGGGAACCCGTCCCACAGGAAGaagagtggaaggaggaggatgaagaggaggaagaagaggagaagggggaagtTATTCGCTTTGACAACACAAGCTATTTTCTGGTCCAGAGCAAATGA
- the LOC135521760 gene encoding uncharacterized protein LOC135521760 isoform X2 — protein MPSWIRLAVLLSALTVHCFLDGTCPRRDPPPRVLVVSPGSVLVLACSGQVEVNGLEVMVNRAKHTSTTAGNGKYTSVITVVHPTTVSTTTDTTSNGTTVSTTTDTTSNGTTVSTTTDTTSNGTTVSTTTDTTSNGTTVSTTTDTTSNGITVSTTTDTTSNGTTVSTTTDTTSNGITVSTTTDTTSNGTTVSTTTDTTSNGTTVSTTTDTTSNGITVSTTTDTTSNGTTVNTTTDTTSNGTTVSAIKDGSDNGIDTFSTGKDTIVLTVTDTPVTDDTGTDSKKKPVIRNTGEGNHTLTVREVNKGNVEDVTEEEHKGGGEQRDTGRSLYTVNQPGHTDTQELFPLTGTSLQPTRDSGVGGADTELPSNRGTDAMDSEDDYEEEEEGGRMVRGLRGRSQWRLNGRPLRGGEERGGVVVLGRRGATLTLPSLAVGDSGNYSCHRGGKLVSSLRVSVAVPPERPKLSCYKRSPSSKIRCDWTASQPVTPVPQCYLLLRKGLSGSFSRVNCSYSALLSRCWCAIGHQEKECREPHLAYLCVTNTAGNTTSPLLDFTPLDIINPDPPSSVVVRGVEGQERRLRVGWAVPHSWKERDRYHELLYELRYHTMPHGTQIKGTTTARFYTITDALPGVQYLIQLRAKEEFDGHWSEWSTAFYANTWTAPVPTAFSDLSTVMDYTDDTDSGSGMTEETSVSESRGGVEVWPHVLWVVVSCVLLSITLLSTYLYRHRERFMSKLWRLSLVSSSPACPSPPVTALPTQEGHALVNFDHPIYREPVPQEEEWKEEDEEEEEEEKGEVIRFDNTSYFLVQSK, from the exons ATGCCATCGTGGATCAGGCTGGCGGTTCTCCTGTCTGCGCTGACAGTCCACTGCTTTCTGGACGGGACCTGTCCACGGAGAG acccCCCTCCCAGGGTGCTGGTGGTGTCCCCAGGCAGCGTTCTGGTCTTGGCCTGTAGTGGTCAGGTGGAGGTGAACGGGCTGGAGGTGATGGTTAACAGGGCCAAACACACCAGCACCACCGCTGGAAATGGAAAATACACCAGTGTCATTACCGTAGTACACCCCACCACTGTCAGCACCACAACAGACACCACATCTAACGGAACCACTGTCAGCACCACAACAGACACCACATCTAACGGAACCACTGTCAGCACCACAACAGACACCACATCTAACGGAACCACTGTCAGCACCACAACAGACACCACATCTAACGGAACCACTGTCAGCACCACAACAGACACCACATCTAACGGAATCACTGTCAGCACCACAACAGACACCACATCTAACGGAACCACTGTCAGCACCACAACAGACACCACATCTAACGGAATCACTGTCAGCACCACAACAGACACCACATCTAACGGAACCACTGTCAGCACCACAACAGACACCACATCTAACGGAACCACTGTCAGCACCACAACAGACACCACATCTAACGGAATCACTGTCAGCACCACAACAGACACCACATCTAACGGAACCACTGTCAACACCACAACAGACACCACATCTAATGGAACTACAGTCAGTGCTATAAAAGACGGTAGTGATAATGGAATAGACACATTTTCTACTGGAAAGGACACTATTGTCCTTACTGTAACAGACACTCCTGTCACAGATGATACTGGGACAGACAGTAAGAAGAAACCTGTCATCAGGAACACTGGTGAAGGAAACCACACTCTTACTGTGAGAGAAGTTAACAAAGGGAATGTGGAAGATGTAACAGAGGAGGAGCacaaaggaggaggagagcagagggatacAGGGCGGAGTCTTTACACTGTCAATCAACCAGGACATACAGATACACAGGAACTATTTCCTCTTACTGGGACATCGCTCCAACCAACCAGAGACAGCGGAGTGGGAGGGGCTGACACTGAGCTGCCCTCTAATCGGGGGACTGATGCGATGGACAGTGAGGATGactatgaggaagaggaggagggagggaggatggtgaGGGGGCTGAGAGGAAGGTCTCAGTGGAGACTGAACGGGAGGccgctgagaggaggagaggaaagaggaggagtagTGGTGTTAGGGAGGAGAGGCGCCACTCTGACCCTGCCCTCCCTGGCGGTGGGTGACTCTGGGAACTACAGCTGCCACCGCGGAGGCAAACTGGTCTCCTCTCTGAGGGTGAGCGTGGCAG TTCCCCCAGAGAGGCCTAAGCTGTCCTGCTATAAGAGGTCACCCAGCAGTAAGATCCGCTGTGATTggacagccagtcaaccagtgACTCCTGTCCCTCAGTGCTACCTCCTCCTACGGAAAGG tctatcaGGGTCATTCTCTCGTGTCAACTGTTCCTACTCCGCCCTGCTCTCTCGGTGTTGGTGTGCTATAGGTCATCAAGAGAAGGAGTGTAGAGAGCCACACCTGGCCTACCTGTGTGTCACCAACACTGCTGGCAACACTACCAGCCCTCTCCTAGACTTCACACCTCTGGAcatta ttaatccagACCCCCCCAGCTCAGTGGTGGTGAGGGGTgtggagggacaggagaggagactgagggtgGGCTGGGCTGTTCCTCACTCCTGGAAAGAGAGAGACCGCTATCACGAGCTGCTTTATGAGCTCAGATACCACACCATGCCACACGGAACACAG ataaaaGGGACCACCACAGCCCGGTTCTACACTATAACAGATGCGTTGCCAGGAGTACAGTACCTGATCCAACTCAGAGCTAAGGAAGAGTTTGATGGCCACTGGAGCGAATGGAGCACGGCTTTCTACGCCAACACCtggacag CCCCTGTGCCAACTGCGTTCAGCGATCTTTCTACTGTTATg GACTACACAGACGACACAGATTCTGGCTCTGGAATGACAGAAGAGACATCAG TCTCTGAGTCTAGgggtggtgtagaggtgtggcCTCATGTcctgtgggtggttgtttcctgtgtGCTGCTGTCAATCACTCTGTTGTCCACCTACCTCTACAG acaCAGGGAGAGGTTCATGTCTAAACTGTGGAGGTTGAgtctcgtctcctcctctcctgcttgCCCCTcccccccagtcacagccctgCCTACCCAGGAAGGACATGCCCTCGTGAACTTTGACCACCCTATCTACAGGGAACCCGTCCCACAGGAAGaagagtggaaggaggaggatgaagaggaggaagaagaggagaagggggaagtTATTCGCTTTGACAACACAAGCTATTTTCTGGTCCAGAGCAAATGA
- the LOC135521760 gene encoding uncharacterized protein LOC135521760 isoform X3, which produces MVNRAKHTSTTAGNGKYTSVITVVHPTTVSTTTDTTSNGTTVSTTTDTTSNGTTVSTTTDTTSNGTTVSTTTDTTSNGTTVSTTTDTTSNGITVSTTTDTTSNGTTVSTTTDTTSNGITVSTTTDTTSNGTTVSTTTDTTSNGTTVSTTTDTTSNGITVSTTTDTTSNGTTVNTTTDTTSNGTTVSAIKDGSDNGIDTFSTGKDTIVLTVTDTPVTDDTGTDSKKKPVIRNTGEGNHTLTVREVNKGNVEDVTEEEHKGGGEQRDTGRSLYTVNQPGHTDTQELFPLTGTSLQPTRDSGVGGADTELPSNRGTDAMDSEDDYEEEEEGGRMVRGLRGRSQWRLNGRPLRGGEERGGVVVLGRRGATLTLPSLAVGDSGNYSCHRGGKLVSSLRVSVAVPPERPKLSCYKRSPSSKIRCDWTASQPVTPVPQCYLLLRKGLSGSFSRVNCSYSALLSRCWCAIGHQEKECREPHLAYLCVTNTAGNTTSPLLDFTPLDIINPDPPSSVVVRGVEGQERRLRVGWAVPHSWKERDRYHELLYELRYHTMPHGTQIKGTTTARFYTITDALPGVQYLIQLRAKEEFDGHWSEWSTAFYANTWTAPVPTAFSDLSTVMQDYTDDTDSGSGMTEETSVSESRGGVEVWPHVLWVVVSCVLLSITLLSTYLYRHRERFMSKLWRLSLVSSSPACPSPPVTALPTQEGHALVNFDHPIYREPVPQEEEWKEEDEEEEEEEKGEVIRFDNTSYFLVQSK; this is translated from the exons ATGGTTAACAGGGCCAAACACACCAGCACCACCGCTGGAAATGGAAAATACACCAGTGTCATTACCGTAGTACACCCCACCACTGTCAGCACCACAACAGACACCACATCTAACGGAACCACTGTCAGCACCACAACAGACACCACATCTAACGGAACCACTGTCAGCACCACAACAGACACCACATCTAACGGAACCACTGTCAGCACCACAACAGACACCACATCTAACGGAACCACTGTCAGCACCACAACAGACACCACATCTAACGGAATCACTGTCAGCACCACAACAGACACCACATCTAACGGAACCACTGTCAGCACCACAACAGACACCACATCTAACGGAATCACTGTCAGCACCACAACAGACACCACATCTAACGGAACCACTGTCAGCACCACAACAGACACCACATCTAACGGAACCACTGTCAGCACCACAACAGACACCACATCTAACGGAATCACTGTCAGCACCACAACAGACACCACATCTAACGGAACCACTGTCAACACCACAACAGACACCACATCTAATGGAACTACAGTCAGTGCTATAAAAGACGGTAGTGATAATGGAATAGACACATTTTCTACTGGAAAGGACACTATTGTCCTTACTGTAACAGACACTCCTGTCACAGATGATACTGGGACAGACAGTAAGAAGAAACCTGTCATCAGGAACACTGGTGAAGGAAACCACACTCTTACTGTGAGAGAAGTTAACAAAGGGAATGTGGAAGATGTAACAGAGGAGGAGCacaaaggaggaggagagcagagggatacAGGGCGGAGTCTTTACACTGTCAATCAACCAGGACATACAGATACACAGGAACTATTTCCTCTTACTGGGACATCGCTCCAACCAACCAGAGACAGCGGAGTGGGAGGGGCTGACACTGAGCTGCCCTCTAATCGGGGGACTGATGCGATGGACAGTGAGGATGactatgaggaagaggaggagggagggaggatggtgaGGGGGCTGAGAGGAAGGTCTCAGTGGAGACTGAACGGGAGGccgctgagaggaggagaggaaagaggaggagtagTGGTGTTAGGGAGGAGAGGCGCCACTCTGACCCTGCCCTCCCTGGCGGTGGGTGACTCTGGGAACTACAGCTGCCACCGCGGAGGCAAACTGGTCTCCTCTCTGAGGGTGAGCGTGGCAG TTCCCCCAGAGAGGCCTAAGCTGTCCTGCTATAAGAGGTCACCCAGCAGTAAGATCCGCTGTGATTggacagccagtcaaccagtgACTCCTGTCCCTCAGTGCTACCTCCTCCTACGGAAAGG tctatcaGGGTCATTCTCTCGTGTCAACTGTTCCTACTCCGCCCTGCTCTCTCGGTGTTGGTGTGCTATAGGTCATCAAGAGAAGGAGTGTAGAGAGCCACACCTGGCCTACCTGTGTGTCACCAACACTGCTGGCAACACTACCAGCCCTCTCCTAGACTTCACACCTCTGGAcatta ttaatccagACCCCCCCAGCTCAGTGGTGGTGAGGGGTgtggagggacaggagaggagactgagggtgGGCTGGGCTGTTCCTCACTCCTGGAAAGAGAGAGACCGCTATCACGAGCTGCTTTATGAGCTCAGATACCACACCATGCCACACGGAACACAG ataaaaGGGACCACCACAGCCCGGTTCTACACTATAACAGATGCGTTGCCAGGAGTACAGTACCTGATCCAACTCAGAGCTAAGGAAGAGTTTGATGGCCACTGGAGCGAATGGAGCACGGCTTTCTACGCCAACACCtggacag CCCCTGTGCCAACTGCGTTCAGCGATCTTTCTACTGTTATg cAGGACTACACAGACGACACAGATTCTGGCTCTGGAATGACAGAAGAGACATCAG TCTCTGAGTCTAGgggtggtgtagaggtgtggcCTCATGTcctgtgggtggttgtttcctgtgtGCTGCTGTCAATCACTCTGTTGTCCACCTACCTCTACAG acaCAGGGAGAGGTTCATGTCTAAACTGTGGAGGTTGAgtctcgtctcctcctctcctgcttgCCCCTcccccccagtcacagccctgCCTACCCAGGAAGGACATGCCCTCGTGAACTTTGACCACCCTATCTACAGGGAACCCGTCCCACAGGAAGaagagtggaaggaggaggatgaagaggaggaagaagaggagaagggggaagtTATTCGCTTTGACAACACAAGCTATTTTCTGGTCCAGAGCAAATGA